Sequence from the Caballeronia sp. SL2Y3 genome:
CTGGTAGAACGCGCAGCCGAAGGCTCGAAGAAGCTGTGCGACCCGTTGCCGATGGACGACTTCATCGCGTTCGTCAACGCACGCGAACCGGCGAAACCGCGCAAGGCCAGCAAGCTCGACGAAGCGCTCGAAGCGCAGATCGGGCGCAGCGGCAAGCGCGCGGAAAAGCCTTCTTCCGACGACGCGGACTAGACTCGCTGCCCCCTCACACGCCCGGCGTGGCGCGGCGCAGCATCGAAAAACGCGTCAGCCCCTGATCAGTGTGCGATGACAGACGGAGGCAACAGGCCCCCGTTGCGTACATTTTTGTCAACGGTCGTACCGTTGGCAGCCGCGAAGCAAGACTGCGGATCACGCCTGCCGGTCACGCCCGAACAATTCAGAAAATGAGCAAGGGCCGCCCGCGACGTTTCGACAGAAAGCGCGCGGGTGAACGGGGTGCCCGTGCGATGGGAGACGCGAGACAGCGTCACGCCGCGCGGCTGAGAGGAAGACCAACAATGAAGAAGAAAAGCGAGACCAAGGGCAGCCTGCTGCCCTCGGCGATGGCGGACGTCGAGTTGCAGCACATCGAACGCGCGGTGGCGCAGCTTCGCACGATGAAGAGCCAGTCATCCGGAACGCTCAACGTCGAATACTGGCGCGAGCGCCTTGCGGCCGTCGTCAGCGGTTATGCGCTCGTGCCCGCGCAGAAGCAGCGCATCGAGGCGCTGCGCGCGGCGCTCGATGCCGTCCACATCCATCCGCGCGACGGCGGCAGCCGCAAAAGGTCGACCAACAGGCTTTGGGCGAAAGCGGCCTGACCGCCGCTTTCGCCACTCGCGCCACGTGCGCGACGCTCATCGCCCGCACGGTCCGGCCGGCGGGCGCGCAGGCTCGTCGGCGACGGGTTCGAGCCGACACGGCGGAGGCGCTTCTCAGGCATCGTTCGTGCTCGGCTCTTGGCTCACGAACTGCACGGAGACCTCATGTCCGCATCACGCAAACGAATCGCCGCCACGCTGCTCGCGGGCTTCGCCGCCGCAACCAGCCTGTGCGCCAGCGCGCAGATCACGAAACCGGAAGGCTCGGATCAGCAGGAGAACCGCACGTCCGATTCGACTGCGCGCGCCAATCCGTCCGGCGTCGCCGTGCATGAGACGCAGAAGCCGCAGTCGAAGGACGCGGCGGGCGCATCGCGTGGGAAGACCGTCGGCAAGGAACACTCGACGAACGGCGCCGGCGGCTTCAACAACGGGTTGTACGGCACGGGCGCGGGCAACAACAAGTAGCGCGCGCCGCGCCGTACTTCCGCTTAGTCCGCTTAGTCCGCTTAGTCCGCTTAGTCCGCTTAGTCCGCTTAGTCCGCTTAGTCGGCGTTCTGCGGCGTGCCGTTGATTTCCGGCGCGATGGCGGCGTGATTGACGATCGCCACGAGCGACACGCCGCCGAGAATATTGCCGATGAGCGTCGGCACGAGGAACACGAAGAAGTAGTCGGAGATGCTGGCCGCGCCCGACATGACCGCATACGCCGCTTCGACGGAGCCCGCGATCACGTGCGACAGCTTCGCGACCGCAACGGTGTACGTGACGAGCAGAATCGTGAGCAGACGCGCCGATTTCGCGCTCGGCAGCAACCAGACCATCAACGCGATCAGCCAGCCCGCGAACAACGCCCGCGCCACCGTCACGCCGAAGCTGCCGGAAAACGGCGCCTTCGCAACCTTGGCGAGCGCCTCGGTCACATCCGGCGAGAACACGCCGGGAAGTTGCAGCAGACTCGCGAAGATCGCCGTCCCGATCAGATTGAACACGAGCACGATGATCCACAGGCGCAAGGTCTTGGCGACCGTCTTCATGTCGCGGCGCGTGAGGACG
This genomic interval carries:
- a CDS encoding beta-xylosidase; this translates as MSASRKRIAATLLAGFAAATSLCASAQITKPEGSDQQENRTSDSTARANPSGVAVHETQKPQSKDAAGASRGKTVGKEHSTNGAGGFNNGLYGTGAGNNK
- a CDS encoding formate/nitrite transporter family protein, coding for MADTQDNSREGSAGAESPNLDDAQREQAAQHSTPHALVIHEIVREEGEAAMERTFAALMWSALAAGLSMGFSFLVQSILESAMPESKSSHLFTSLGYTIGFVIVILGRQQLFTESTLTAVLPVLTRRDMKTVAKTLRLWIIVLVFNLIGTAIFASLLQLPGVFSPDVTEALAKVAKAPFSGSFGVTVARALFAGWLIALMVWLLPSAKSARLLTILLVTYTVAVAKLSHVIAGSVEAAYAVMSGAASISDYFFVFLVPTLIGNILGGVSLVAIVNHAAIAPEINGTPQNAD